The Trichocoleus desertorum ATA4-8-CV12 genome contains a region encoding:
- a CDS encoding YsnF/AvaK domain-containing protein encodes MTRVVEEEAIRLLEERLVVDRSKHKIGEVIVRKAVETQIVEVPVRREKLIVEQLSPERRQLAEIDLSQGDLSAVELANVMTADNQQSVVRGEFTSPGAASQFLDAIAKTHRHGCEKIQVEIILSDPKLQETYANWLAQYSAH; translated from the coding sequence ATGACTCGGGTTGTCGAAGAAGAAGCCATTCGCTTATTAGAAGAACGCCTCGTTGTAGACCGTAGCAAGCATAAAATCGGCGAAGTGATTGTCCGCAAAGCCGTCGAAACTCAAATTGTGGAAGTTCCAGTACGCCGCGAAAAACTAATTGTGGAGCAACTCAGCCCAGAACGTAGGCAACTTGCAGAAATTGATTTGAGCCAAGGCGACCTGAGCGCGGTGGAGCTAGCCAACGTGATGACTGCTGACAATCAACAGTCTGTGGTTCGCGGTGAGTTCACTTCCCCTGGTGCAGCCAGCCAGTTCCTGGATGCGATCGCTAAAACTCATCGGCATGGCTGCGAAAAAATCCAAGTTGAAATCATCTTATCCGATCCAAAGCTGCAAGAAACTTACGCTAACTGGCTCGCGCAGTACTCCGCTCATTAA
- a CDS encoding DUF2382 domain-containing protein: MALYKLDDFYPDYRQELFDGNDVKGLDVYTEQDEKIGSIHNVLVDEEGHFRYLVVDTGFWIFGKKVLLPVGRFRSDPQAQRIYTVGLTKQQAENLPEYNDSMTVDYDYEERVRGVYRSPALESSVPLEASAPLEASVPVERTYTAGSTLYKQSQPAPVEASIPVDSAALRGRDQTRPVAPTTRPAYDYHQEPALYNMNEQDHQTIRLYEERLVANKHRRKAGEVSVGKHVETETARVAVPVERERVVIQRTNPTQVGTSVTPGAADFREGEVARVEVYEETADVHKEAFVREQVNIRKEVERDTVTAEDKIRREELDIDTQGRSIRDNRPGSSPRDRR; encoded by the coding sequence ATGGCTCTCTACAAACTAGATGATTTCTATCCTGACTACCGTCAAGAATTATTTGACGGTAACGATGTCAAAGGACTAGATGTCTACACCGAGCAGGACGAGAAGATTGGCAGCATTCACAACGTTCTAGTTGATGAAGAAGGTCATTTTCGTTATTTGGTTGTAGACACAGGTTTTTGGATTTTTGGCAAAAAAGTATTGCTTCCTGTAGGTCGCTTCCGTAGCGATCCACAGGCTCAGCGGATCTACACGGTTGGCTTGACGAAACAACAGGCAGAAAACTTGCCTGAGTATAACGACAGCATGACCGTGGACTACGACTACGAAGAACGAGTTCGTGGTGTTTACCGTAGCCCTGCGTTAGAGTCCTCAGTCCCCCTTGAGGCATCTGCTCCTCTCGAAGCTTCTGTTCCGGTAGAACGGACTTACACAGCAGGTAGCACTCTTTATAAACAGAGTCAGCCTGCACCCGTCGAAGCTTCTATTCCGGTAGATAGTGCGGCTCTAAGAGGTCGTGACCAAACTCGTCCAGTAGCTCCTACTACCCGCCCAGCTTACGATTACCACCAAGAACCAGCTCTCTACAATATGAACGAGCAGGATCACCAAACGATTCGGCTATACGAAGAGCGATTGGTCGCTAACAAACACCGTCGCAAAGCGGGAGAAGTTTCTGTTGGCAAGCATGTCGAAACGGAGACTGCTAGAGTTGCGGTGCCTGTCGAGCGGGAACGAGTGGTCATTCAGCGCACCAACCCGACTCAAGTTGGCACTTCTGTGACACCTGGAGCTGCTGACTTCCGCGAAGGTGAAGTTGCCCGGGTAGAAGTTTACGAAGAAACAGCAGACGTGCATAAGGAAGCCTTTGTGCGAGAGCAGGTCAACATTCGCAAAGAGGTCGAACGTGATACTGTTACCGCCGAAGACAAAATTCGTCGCGAAGAACTGGACATCGATACTCAAGGCCGTTCTATTCGAGATAACCGCCCAGGTAGCTCTCCTCGCGATCGCCGCTAA
- a CDS encoding DUF2382 domain-containing protein, with translation MALTKLETYYPDYKDHNNGDDIKSLDVYAQNDKVGSINDVLVDERDGKFRYLVVDTGFWVLGKKVLLPIGLAQVDYSQRRVNVSGLTKEQVENLPEFTDDLKIDQDYEENVRGVYRPMAAGRTGTAQTGSTAASTASTASTAGNVPFNRDTYDYKQDATLYDMNERDHQTLRLYEERLVTNKQRQKTGEVTVGKHVETETARVSVPVEKERVVIERTTPTGAGTPVAPGDAAFQEGTVAHVDIYEERADVHKEAFVREQVNIRKEVEQDTVTAEEQIRREELDIDDAGRGIIDQGTTNRDRR, from the coding sequence ATGGCTCTCACAAAACTTGAAACCTATTATCCAGATTACAAAGACCACAACAACGGTGATGACATCAAATCTTTAGATGTTTACGCCCAAAATGACAAAGTTGGTTCAATTAATGACGTTTTGGTAGATGAACGTGATGGTAAGTTCCGTTACCTCGTCGTTGATACAGGCTTTTGGGTCTTAGGCAAAAAAGTATTACTTCCCATTGGTTTGGCTCAAGTTGACTACTCTCAGCGTCGCGTCAACGTCAGCGGCCTGACCAAAGAACAAGTCGAAAACTTACCCGAATTCACCGACGATCTCAAAATCGATCAAGACTACGAAGAAAATGTCCGGGGAGTCTACCGTCCGATGGCAGCTGGTAGAACTGGTACTGCCCAGACAGGTAGTACTGCTGCTAGCACCGCGAGTACGGCTAGCACCGCTGGCAATGTGCCCTTCAACCGTGACACCTATGACTACAAGCAAGATGCCACGCTATATGACATGAACGAGCGCGACCATCAGACTCTACGGTTGTATGAAGAGCGGTTGGTTACTAACAAACAGCGCCAGAAGACTGGAGAAGTCACAGTTGGTAAGCACGTTGAAACCGAAACTGCCAGAGTTTCTGTACCTGTAGAAAAAGAGCGAGTCGTCATTGAACGCACCACTCCGACTGGTGCTGGTACTCCAGTTGCACCTGGAGACGCTGCTTTTCAAGAAGGCACTGTAGCTCACGTCGATATCTACGAAGAAAGAGCCGACGTACACAAGGAAGCTTTTGTCCGAGAGCAAGTCAACATCCGCAAGGAAGTTGAGCAAGACACAGTGACCGCCGAAGAGCAGATCCGTCGTGAAGAGTTAGACATTGATGATGCAGGTCGCGGCATTATCGACCAAGGAACCACCAACCGCGATCGCCGTTAA
- a CDS encoding bifunctional 4-hydroxy-2-oxoglutarate aldolase/2-dehydro-3-deoxy-phosphogluconate aldolase: protein MSEHFWLSTLKQERAIAVIRAPTFELGQQMAWAVAAGGMRLIEITWNSDRAPELIAALRSELPNCLIGTGTLLNREHLQSAIAAGAQFLFTPHVDFGLIQLALQQGVPIVPGALSPTEIVTAWQAGASSVKVFPVQAVGGASYIRNLQGPLGQIPLIPTGGVTLENAKDFLAAGAIAVGLSGNLFPVAAIQAGNWQAIAQQARNLRQQVANVSIS, encoded by the coding sequence ATGTCTGAGCATTTTTGGTTATCAACCTTAAAACAAGAACGGGCGATCGCGGTCATTCGTGCTCCTACGTTTGAGCTAGGTCAACAAATGGCGTGGGCAGTGGCGGCAGGCGGTATGCGATTAATTGAGATCACTTGGAATAGCGATCGCGCTCCCGAGCTGATTGCGGCTCTGCGCTCTGAGTTACCCAACTGCTTAATTGGTACAGGTACTTTGCTAAATCGTGAGCATTTGCAGTCTGCGATCGCCGCTGGAGCGCAATTTTTATTTACGCCGCATGTGGATTTTGGCTTGATTCAATTGGCTTTACAGCAAGGCGTACCGATTGTGCCTGGGGCTTTGTCGCCAACCGAAATTGTGACGGCTTGGCAAGCTGGAGCTAGTAGCGTCAAAGTATTTCCGGTTCAGGCAGTCGGGGGCGCTAGCTATATTCGTAACTTGCAGGGGCCATTGGGTCAGATTCCTCTCATCCCGACGGGTGGGGTCACCCTTGAGAATGCCAAAGACTTTTTGGCAGCAGGGGCGATCGCCGTAGGCTTATCGGGTAATTTATTTCCAGTGGCAGCGATTCAAGCAGGTAATTGGCAAGCGATCGCCCAACAAGCAAGAAATCTGCGCCAGCAAGTTGCAAATGTCTCGATTTCATGA
- a CDS encoding L,D-transpeptidase: MGSITQFKGEQRWHRIWLSTALALAVLGVEPAFTAKVAAQQAGPLVTKMQALRQSDQRWIEIDLSSQRLIAWEGQTPVYAIIVSTGKSSTPTRTGAFAIQTKHRQARMRGADYDISDVPYTMYYSGNYAIHGAYWHHRFGTPVSHGCVNVAVNHANWLFDWATVGTSVVVHS, from the coding sequence ATGGGCAGTATTACCCAATTTAAAGGGGAGCAACGTTGGCACCGAATTTGGTTGAGTACGGCGTTGGCATTAGCGGTGTTGGGGGTAGAACCTGCCTTTACGGCAAAGGTTGCGGCTCAGCAGGCAGGCCCACTCGTGACCAAAATGCAGGCGTTGCGTCAATCGGATCAGCGGTGGATTGAAATTGATCTCTCATCCCAGCGCTTGATTGCTTGGGAAGGCCAAACTCCGGTTTACGCCATTATCGTTTCTACGGGGAAGTCCTCAACTCCTACTCGTACAGGGGCTTTTGCCATTCAAACCAAGCATCGTCAAGCGCGAATGCGAGGGGCTGATTACGATATTTCTGACGTGCCCTACACCATGTATTACTCTGGCAACTACGCGATTCATGGTGCTTATTGGCATCACAGATTCGGGACACCAGTGAGTCATGGCTGCGTCAATGTGGCCGTGAACCACGCCAACTGGCTATTCGACTGGGCGACGGTGGGTACCTCAGTAGTCGTACATTCTTGA
- a CDS encoding Hsp70 family protein, translating to MDIAIDFGTSNTVVARWNRATQQPETLALPGLSFQLGQNPPLIPSLLYVENAAENRMVLGQAVRDRGLDLSSDPRFFRNFKRGIGSPISGFVPELDGQLVTFDQAGTWFLAHIIEELKTSYPEVKESLVFTVPVDSFEVYRNWLGQVCQSLQIEQVRMLDEPTAAALGYGLADQEILLVVDFGGGTLDLSLVRLDLGKQPNNKPLGFILQWGQKSLADSTSQRPKIARVLAKAGQNLGGADIDHWLVDYFAATQGLAKTPLTTRLAERLKIQLSLQTQANEVYFNDETFESYELALDRDRFESILQENQFFDRLDDSMTQVLRQARQQGIEIEDISGVLLVGGTAQIPAVQTWVQQYFDIAKIRSSKPFEAIAQGALQLNQGVELKDFLYHSYGVRYWDRRQNCHNWHPIVKSGQPYPMTDPIELVLGASAEGQPSIELILGEMGSESGGTEVYFDGDRLVTRSLAGGQTQVQPLNDREGARTIAQLTPPGYPGSDRIKILFQVDAQRFLRITVEDLLMNQTLLDDQVVVQLS from the coding sequence ATGGATATTGCAATTGATTTTGGGACTAGCAACACAGTTGTCGCTCGTTGGAATCGCGCTACGCAACAGCCAGAAACCCTCGCTTTACCAGGCTTATCATTTCAGTTGGGGCAAAATCCGCCTTTAATTCCTAGCCTGCTTTACGTAGAAAATGCTGCTGAGAATCGAATGGTATTGGGGCAAGCAGTCCGCGATCGCGGCCTCGACCTCAGCAGCGATCCTCGCTTTTTCCGCAACTTTAAGCGTGGGATTGGCTCCCCCATTTCAGGCTTTGTCCCAGAATTGGATGGTCAGCTAGTCACCTTTGATCAAGCAGGTACTTGGTTTCTAGCTCACATCATTGAAGAACTCAAAACCAGTTATCCAGAAGTTAAAGAATCACTGGTGTTTACGGTGCCAGTAGACAGCTTCGAGGTGTACCGCAACTGGCTCGGACAAGTTTGCCAATCGCTACAAATTGAGCAAGTCCGGATGCTGGATGAACCCACGGCGGCAGCACTGGGTTATGGACTGGCGGATCAAGAAATTCTGCTGGTGGTTGACTTTGGCGGCGGTACCCTAGACCTTTCGCTAGTGCGTTTAGATTTAGGAAAACAACCCAATAACAAGCCTTTGGGCTTCATTTTGCAGTGGGGTCAGAAATCCCTGGCTGACAGTACTAGCCAACGACCCAAAATAGCTCGCGTTCTAGCCAAAGCAGGTCAAAATTTGGGTGGAGCCGATATTGATCACTGGTTAGTTGATTACTTTGCAGCCACTCAGGGACTCGCAAAAACCCCGCTCACCACCCGCTTAGCAGAGCGCCTAAAAATCCAGCTATCGCTCCAAACTCAAGCCAACGAAGTTTACTTTAACGACGAAACCTTCGAGAGTTATGAATTAGCCCTCGATCGCGATCGCTTTGAATCAATCTTGCAGGAAAATCAGTTTTTCGATCGCCTGGATGACAGCATGACTCAAGTGCTACGCCAAGCCAGACAACAGGGCATCGAAATTGAGGACATCAGTGGCGTGTTGCTGGTAGGAGGAACCGCGCAAATCCCCGCCGTGCAAACCTGGGTGCAGCAGTATTTTGATATTGCCAAAATCCGCTCCTCCAAACCCTTTGAGGCGATCGCTCAAGGAGCCTTGCAACTGAATCAAGGGGTAGAACTCAAAGATTTCCTCTACCACAGCTATGGTGTGCGCTACTGGGACCGTCGCCAAAACTGCCACAACTGGCACCCGATCGTCAAATCGGGCCAACCTTATCCGATGACAGACCCTATAGAACTGGTACTAGGAGCTTCCGCAGAGGGACAACCCAGCATTGAACTGATTTTGGGCGAAATGGGGTCTGAGTCAGGTGGTACAGAAGTGTACTTTGATGGCGATCGCTTGGTGACTCGGAGCTTAGCGGGTGGTCAAACCCAAGTGCAACCCCTAAACGACCGCGAAGGTGCCCGGACGATCGCTCAACTCACACCGCCTGGATATCCAGGTAGCGATCGCATTAAGATTTTGTTCCAAGTTGATGCTCAGCGTTTCCTGCGGATCACCGTCGAAGATTTGCTGATGAATCAAACCTTGCTCGATGACCAAGTTGTGGTGCAACTCAGCTAA
- the hisS gene encoding histidine--tRNA ligase, whose protein sequence is MGAIQALRGTRDILPDEVKYWQQIESAARTILSRAAYQEIRTPIFEQTELFERGIGEATDVVGKEMYTFKDRGDRSMTLRPEGTAGTVRSFIEHSLHAQGGVQRLWYTGPMFRYERPQAGRQRQFHQIGVEVLGSADPRADAEVIAIATDILRTLGVVDLHLQLNSVGNADDRQQYRDALIAYFTPYKEELDSDSQDRLTRNPLRILDSKDGKTQAIAQNAPSILDYLGSESKRHFDQVQQFLTDLNITYQLNPCLVRGLDYYTHTAFEIQSTHLGAQATVCGGGRYDGLVSQLGGPNTPAVGWAIGLERLVLLLQQLSAAPQSTLDFYLVSRGDRAEAQALVLAQKLRQAGFAAELDLSGSAFGKQLKRADRSGALACLILGDTEAENQTVQIKWLVSGEQQAIAQAELLNSPDELKQRIAELRTRAHVEATK, encoded by the coding sequence ATGGGCGCGATTCAAGCATTACGCGGAACCCGTGATATTCTGCCGGACGAAGTTAAATACTGGCAACAAATAGAGTCGGCGGCTCGGACGATTCTCAGTCGCGCTGCTTATCAAGAAATTCGCACCCCGATCTTCGAGCAAACAGAGCTGTTTGAGCGGGGCATTGGCGAAGCGACCGATGTAGTCGGCAAGGAAATGTATACCTTTAAGGATCGCGGCGATCGCTCAATGACGCTGCGACCCGAAGGCACGGCTGGGACGGTTCGCTCTTTTATTGAACACAGCCTGCACGCACAGGGTGGAGTACAGCGCCTCTGGTACACTGGCCCCATGTTCCGCTACGAACGCCCTCAAGCAGGACGGCAACGCCAGTTTCATCAAATTGGGGTAGAAGTTTTAGGTAGTGCAGACCCCCGCGCTGATGCGGAGGTAATAGCGATCGCTACAGATATTCTCAGAACCCTAGGTGTGGTTGATCTACACCTACAACTCAACTCGGTGGGTAATGCAGATGATCGTCAGCAGTACCGGGATGCCTTAATTGCTTACTTCACTCCCTACAAGGAAGAGCTAGACTCCGACTCTCAAGATCGTTTGACGCGCAATCCACTCAGAATTCTAGATAGTAAGGATGGCAAAACTCAGGCGATCGCGCAAAACGCACCTAGCATCCTGGATTATTTAGGATCTGAGTCTAAGCGCCACTTTGATCAAGTTCAGCAATTTTTAACTGACTTAAACATTACTTATCAACTCAACCCTTGCCTAGTGAGGGGCTTAGACTATTACACTCACACCGCTTTCGAAATTCAGTCTACTCATTTGGGTGCCCAAGCAACAGTCTGTGGCGGAGGTCGCTATGATGGCTTAGTTTCCCAGTTGGGCGGCCCTAACACCCCAGCAGTGGGTTGGGCGATCGGGCTAGAACGCTTGGTGTTGCTGCTACAACAATTGAGTGCAGCCCCTCAATCAACACTAGATTTCTACTTAGTGTCACGGGGCGATCGCGCTGAAGCTCAAGCTTTGGTTTTAGCTCAGAAACTGCGTCAGGCTGGCTTTGCAGCGGAGCTAGACCTAAGTGGTAGTGCCTTTGGTAAACAGCTCAAACGGGCTGATCGCAGCGGAGCATTAGCTTGCTTAATTTTGGGAGACACCGAGGCAGAGAACCAAACCGTTCAAATTAAGTGGTTGGTTTCCGGAGAACAACAGGCGATCGCCCAAGCAGAACTGCTAAATAGTCCTGACGAGCTGAAGCAGCGCATTGCAGAGTTAAGAACACGTGCTCACGTAGAAGCAACTAAATAG
- a CDS encoding helix-turn-helix domain-containing protein: protein MSGVGSQNHGVLSDRELQVIELVAAGLTNQEIAEKLAISKRTVDNHISNILTKTATENRVALVMWALQWGKVCLNNVNCCPLPSANDEVIS from the coding sequence ATGTCTGGTGTCGGGTCTCAGAACCACGGAGTCCTCTCAGACCGAGAGTTGCAAGTGATTGAACTAGTGGCTGCTGGCTTGACTAACCAGGAAATCGCAGAAAAATTGGCCATTAGCAAACGCACGGTTGACAACCATATCAGTAATATTTTGACTAAAACCGCTACAGAGAACCGAGTAGCACTCGTTATGTGGGCATTACAGTGGGGTAAGGTTTGCCTCAATAATGTGAACTGCTGCCCTTTACCTTCTGCCAACGACGAAGTAATTAGTTAA
- a CDS encoding DUF4168 domain-containing protein: MVVVLLISVESIPAIAWAESLSAASEGLELSTEPSASSRTSPDSNDIPSEKVNQFVHAFLQVLDLIERREGELQGAETESESLQVQRDIETEALEIIATVGLTKTEYLQLLGLANTDSEFGERVAAQIQEATD; encoded by the coding sequence ATGGTCGTGGTTTTGCTAATTTCTGTGGAGAGCATACCCGCGATCGCCTGGGCAGAATCATTATCCGCAGCTTCCGAGGGGCTAGAACTATCGACAGAGCCCTCTGCATCTAGTCGCACCAGCCCAGACTCAAACGATATTCCGTCCGAGAAGGTGAATCAGTTTGTCCATGCTTTTTTGCAAGTACTGGATCTGATTGAACGCCGGGAAGGTGAGCTACAGGGAGCCGAAACTGAATCCGAATCTCTGCAAGTTCAACGCGATATAGAAACTGAAGCCCTAGAAATTATTGCGACCGTAGGACTCACCAAAACCGAATATCTGCAACTATTGGGCTTAGCCAATACAGATTCAGAATTTGGAGAGCGGGTGGCAGCTCAGATCCAGGAGGCCACTGATTAA
- a CDS encoding carbohydrate kinase, whose translation MVHPRVLCLGEILFDCLANQLGRSLEQVESWTPYPGGAPANVACALVKLGTTAGFVGCVGQDEPGASLVQLLQTVGVDTRGVQQHPTAPTRQVYVLRSETGDRMFSGFGDLDTAEFADTHLQADQLPVELFEAADFLVLGTLELAYPESRAATERALQLAEQHYVKTLVDVNWRPMFWPDPEIAPAMIQDLLKRVDFLKLADEEAEWLFGTSDPGAIAHRLGNTESVLVTAGAKGCAYYLGGNEGHLNAFEVESEDTTGAGDSFVAGFLHQVAQNGLQSLSDPETAKKVVTYASAVGALTTTRPGAIAAQPTPAEVEAFLYLNQQLSG comes from the coding sequence GTGGTTCACCCGCGAGTCCTCTGTCTTGGCGAAATTTTATTTGACTGCTTGGCGAATCAATTGGGGCGATCGCTAGAGCAAGTAGAGTCTTGGACTCCCTATCCTGGTGGGGCTCCAGCTAACGTCGCTTGTGCGCTGGTTAAGCTCGGCACCACAGCTGGGTTCGTCGGCTGTGTCGGTCAAGATGAGCCAGGAGCCAGTTTGGTTCAACTGTTGCAAACTGTGGGCGTGGACACCAGGGGAGTGCAGCAGCATCCCACCGCTCCTACGCGCCAAGTTTATGTGTTGCGTTCAGAGACAGGCGATCGCATGTTTTCTGGCTTTGGGGATCTAGATACGGCAGAATTTGCCGATACTCACCTGCAAGCTGACCAGCTACCAGTTGAGCTGTTTGAGGCAGCTGATTTCTTGGTGTTAGGCACCTTGGAGCTAGCCTACCCAGAGAGCCGAGCCGCTACAGAACGGGCTTTGCAGTTAGCAGAGCAGCATTATGTCAAGACTTTAGTGGATGTAAACTGGCGACCCATGTTCTGGCCTGATCCAGAAATTGCGCCTGCCATGATTCAAGATTTGCTAAAGCGAGTTGATTTTCTCAAGCTCGCGGACGAAGAAGCGGAGTGGCTATTCGGCACTAGTGATCCCGGCGCGATCGCCCATCGTCTGGGGAACACCGAGAGTGTGCTAGTGACGGCTGGAGCCAAGGGCTGCGCTTATTACTTGGGCGGGAATGAAGGTCACTTAAACGCCTTTGAGGTGGAATCAGAAGACACGACAGGCGCAGGTGACAGCTTTGTCGCTGGGTTTCTGCATCAAGTGGCTCAAAATGGGCTGCAAAGCCTCAGCGATCCCGAAACAGCCAAAAAGGTCGTCACCTACGCCAGTGCGGTTGGAGCTTTAACCACCACACGACCAGGCGCGATCGCCGCTCAACCGACCCCAGCAGAAGTTGAGGCATTTCTTTACCTCAATCAACAACTATCTGGCTAA
- a CDS encoding CYTH domain-containing protein codes for MATEIERKFLVKPEEWQQFQQRSDPTLLSSTRYRQGYISSSATKTVRIRIAGDRGFITIKGPTVGYSRSEFEYSIPLADAETMLNHLCEPPLIEKTRHKVAWDNLIWEVDEFAGDNQGLMVAEVELSDADQAITLPNWAGEEVSHDPRYYNANLAKHPFNRW; via the coding sequence ATGGCTACTGAAATCGAACGTAAATTTCTCGTTAAACCGGAAGAGTGGCAGCAATTCCAGCAGCGCTCTGATCCCACTTTGCTGAGCAGCACCCGCTATCGCCAAGGCTACATTTCTTCTAGCGCCACTAAAACGGTGCGAATCCGAATTGCGGGCGATCGCGGTTTCATCACGATCAAAGGCCCCACGGTTGGCTATTCTCGCTCGGAGTTTGAGTACAGTATTCCGCTAGCCGACGCAGAAACCATGCTCAATCATCTTTGTGAGCCGCCTCTAATCGAAAAAACTCGCCATAAAGTTGCTTGGGACAACTTAATTTGGGAAGTGGATGAGTTTGCTGGCGACAACCAAGGGTTAATGGTGGCGGAAGTTGAACTGAGCGATGCGGACCAAGCTATTACCTTACCCAATTGGGCTGGCGAAGAAGTTTCCCATGACCCTCGTTATTACAACGCTAATCTAGCCAAGCATCCCTTTAATCGTTGGTAA